TATATGTGCAACTAATTTGAAATTATCCAATGGAATATTGAAATTGCAGGTGATTTGGCAAGCTTGGGTGCGGAATTCTTTGATAAGTTTGATGTTGTAGTTATCAGTTGCTGCTCGCTAGCCACCAAAGTACTGGACAATTGTTTGTTGTTGATTAATTTGTGTAGATAATTCTGCTTTCTGGTaggattttttcttctctgtaaTTTAATGCAGTATTTATTTTACACTCTTGATGCAGAAATTAATCAATGCAAAGTGCCGGAAGTTATCAAAGCGTGTATCTTTTTATGCAGTTGACTGTAGAGATTGTTGTGGTGAGATCTTTGTTGATTTGCAGAAGTACAATTATGCAAAGGTAACATCTTTTCTACTTACATTTTCACAGGCTTTCTTCTTTCATGGATTCCTGTTATGACTCAAAATATTGGGTccaaaatttttcttttttctactaaaaacaTTGTCCTGGAtggaaagttaaaaaattacacTACCAAAGCTTGAATCAGTTTTGTTCTGAGTGGTGGAttgtttatttcttgtttaGCTCATCCTAATGCATGATTTCATCTGTTGATGTCATGCTCTCTTTGTATGTTTGATGTGCTGTTATAAGGATGATGATACCACTTAACATGATCACGAAAGCCTTGGTGATAAAAAGTGGATGGAGAACTGAGCACTAACCTTTTTGACATTTATAGTATGTAGTTGCAACTCACATGAGATGCCAAATTGTTGATCTTTTTAAGCATCCTCAAATACCATGCTTTTGTTGATTGGAGGCACCgggtttttttctgtttcttgttATTGACAGAAAAAGACAGATGGAGCTGCTGAATGTGAACTGCAATATCCAAGTTTTCAGGTATTGCTAAGTTCACGAAGTTCTTCCCCCATTAATTTGAGTTCATTTCAATAGCCTTGTAAATATAGCCAAATGTGTGTTCTGATCCAACCTCGTTCCTTCATTATGCCTGACAAGTGCATTAATGTACATTCGATCAAGAACTCTAGAAATGTGGTAAAAATTTTAACTTCTTGGCAAACATGaactttttttaacattattgtttttcttaaggGATGGCATGTATTAAATTAAGTGGGCCATATAGGCTGGTCTGTAGTCTTACCTAAGAATTGGCGAGAGTAGTATCAAACTGATCCATTCTATCTGCAAATGTATGCTGGTTAGGCAACACCTTCAGGGAGTGAACCAAGTGACGAACTATAGGAATCTGCTTGGACTAATATATGATGTAACTAAGGAAATAGCTTGGCGGCATTCATTTAGGATGGCTACCTAACTAATGTTTAATTAGCATAAGTTTGAAATCAAAGTCTCGGCTGATTTTGATTGacagaaacaataaaattatatatgtactTAGGTGCCCATTTTACTGACAAATTGTGCAATTGATCCATTCATTGCAGGAAGCTATTTCAGTGCCTTGGAGATCACTTCCCCGGAAAGTCTCAAAGCTGTATTTCGCTATGAGAGGTCTGGTTAAATATTCAGTTCTTTTTGTTTAGAAggaaaagattgaaaataaaaaaaggtggtCCAAACTGGTGGTGAATGTAGTGTCCTGTTAAACTGTTCACAACATGCACACATTGCCTGATATAAGATTGAGGAATATGTGATGGACTTCTCTGTGCTTGTGTTACAAGGCTGAGTTGATTCTTAATTACCACCTAATTCATGCATCTTCATTCTAAAATGCATGATTACTGATTTCTCTTTTCTGGAATTGGGACATCTAATGAGAGTTTTGTCCATATTGTGATGAAAAAACTGAAGTTCTGTTTCCTTCGAACTTGATGAGTTGGGTTTTAAATACATTTATGAGCAGTTGTTTTAAACTGTCTACATCTGTAGAAGAGATGACCTGTTTTATTCTCCTTTTGtagtgattgaaaggtttgaaGAGGCTGAAGGACGCAAGCCAGGAGAAATTTGTATCGAGGACCTTCCTGCTGTTCTAAAGCTGAAAAAGGAACTTTGTGAAGCACAGGTACGCCTTTAGGAATCAGTTAATTGTGTTTACTTATTTGAAAATAGGAATCAGCTTCTAAATCTTGCTATCACAATCCTTTTCAGTCAGTAAATGAATCTCACATTCCGGATACCCTCCTCGAAAGATTGGTTATGGGTGCAAAAGAGTTCCCTCCAGTTTGCGCCATTATTGGAGGAACACTTGGACAGGTGAATTTCTAATCTATTTATTGGCTGGTGTTCTTTTTAAATGTTCGATTACCTGGTTTAATGTGTGGCATTAAATACTTTAGGAGGTAATCAAAGCAATATCAAGCAAAGGGGATCCCCTCaagaatttcttcttctttgatgcTACGGATGGGAAAGGCATGATAGAGGACATATCAAACCCTAACCTGGAAAGCTGATCATGTTTAGAGAAGCTTTATGAACTAAAATTATGTGCTGGATGCAATAATGGGtattcaatacttttttttttttttactatacacTGTTGATAATGATTTGCAGGTGGTCTTTTCACCATAGATTGTTGCTAATCAAAACCATCGACTTCTAGCTGTTCATGCTCGGATATGCTCAACTAACATGATCAGAAGTAGTGCTGTATATGTAGTTAGGCAAACTACAGAAGCTATATGAAATGGTGTCTTGGACTTCTAATGCAGTAGCCAAGGTCTGAGTTTGATTTTATAGCCAAAAAATGGTTGCTTGTAATCGTTCGGACCTCTGGACAGCTTAACCTTGCCATTCTTTCCCCCCAAAGCAATTATTAGTGGTATCGAATTGCTAAACTCGACATATTTTGATTCTAGTTATGATTAAGCTGACTATGGTTGGGCTGTAGAGGACTTTTGTCTTCTCCcctcctttttatttatctttttcttattaaaatataaagttattatttaatttgttttaaatattcaattcacctttatttttttaatttctattttttattgattatttttcttcaatctcattcattattatttggttttatttaatttttaattttttatatcaaattttattatttttatttttttctaattgaattttgtttaattttatcttttaacatttgaattcaaataattttttatattaaatttaatattcgttcttttaattatattttttttttttttatagtgtcaTGCTCATGATCGAGATCATTGATTTTGAAGGTTAGTATaaccttggttttttttgtcttttttttttttattttaattattttaattttattttcaacattttatttattgagaattagtcataatgtttattattattattattattattattattatttttctatagagttattgAGAATTAGTTATTTTTCATGGTCACAAGGTTCACGGTCACAAGGTTCACGGGTTAACTCGGGTTGGTTCGGGTCTTTTtggttgttggtttttttaattaattttttttgtcattcaatattatgttatttgataactgagcttcataattttatttggtaTATTTTTGAAGGGGTTACCTTGGTTTCTTGATCAAGTTAAAGATTTTATGTGCTAACCCAAATGAACTCgagttagatttttttaattttttttatgtcaattttttatgtcattttatttattatatttctattgttatatttgtattatttaaagtAGCCGATCTTATTACATACAATTAAACCATTGGCCCGAGTCTAATATTGTTTTGActtttttagaaatgtttttgtCACCTTagtatcttttttatgttagaaaaaatatagaatactTCATAGTGTAGTGCAACCCTGTCTAGTTGTTATAAACTGTGGTACGTGAGTTAACTTGAAAATTGACTCCACTACTTGCTTagtttaagttttaaattaagtCATGTTGAAGTTGTCTTGACATGTTTTAGTTGACTTGACAGgtttaaagataaaaacaaaataataaaaaataaaaaagaccggtcatactttaaaaaaaaatcttaagattacatctttttttttttaaaaaaaaaaaaacattaaaacgaCAATGTAGTTGATAAACTCAAGTCAACTTGGGTTAATTCACTAAACTCAGAACTTTTCTCTCCTTGCCTTTTTTAGGCAACTTTATAATGTAATTGAGTCTACAATAACATGTGATTTTGAGTCATCATGCGTGGATCTGTCACAATTAGATAAGGATCCGTCATAGATAAATTACGTAGATAATCTAATAGATGTATTTATAGATCAATGAGACATATTAAGATCCAATAGGAAGTATGGTCATGCTGAGGTAGAATAATAACTTAAAagggttataattttttatccgacTGTTAAATCGCGTTTAAATTTTTACAGGAATTTTCAAATGCTACTTTCTCCACAGGACTATGTCGCTACATGGACTAGTGGATCTTTAGATATCAAGAATATCACTGAGGCCCcctattttttatagtttttgtgtttttccttcttatttttGGAGTTCTTGCTTATTTCggattttatgctttttttatttgtaatttcatgtttttgttttctaattgagGTAAGGTTTCTAGTTTGTTTAAGGCTTTGTAAACCTTCTAATGAGTTAGACTTTATTATCCTTAGTTTGAAAGACAATAAACTTGCAAATTTAAGACTGCAACTCTTTTTcatccatttaaatttttttgtgttttttatttatttgttgtatttaGCTTCTATCTGCATCCCTTTCTCTTTTCTCCATCAAATCAAGGATtgaaatgttaagaaaataaactttgaattaatattaaatttgtaaaaattataagaactatggaggaagaaaaagaaaagtatgttgactaaatttttttttaagcaaatttAAGATTAGTcatgaaatttctttttattttatcctttgatcctctttcattaaattatttcttttatgaacaagttttcaaaatttgatcGGGCATAAAAAGTGATAATTGaggataattaaagaaaaacattttgggTAGGGTGAATTTACACTAATTTATCTAAGcacatttattatattttctaataagaCATTTATTTCGGTACTCAGATTTAaccacattatatatatatatatataaaaaaactaaatccctTAATGAAGTTACCGTGCTTTAAGACACAGATTACTATtaattgtaataatataattatgattttgccTTTGCCTTTGCAAACAAAAGACACAATTGCTTTTAACATATTATACGGGTTATATTCGTTATTTCCTTTTTGTATACATAGTTAAATTACTACTTTAGCCATGAAATAATAAACTCTTATGCTTTTGCCTCAAGGGTGTTTTTGTCCTTTAAAtagtgaaattatttttatacacttaaaaaaaataaaataaaactctgtaataaaaaaattttggttattttagattggttttgttttgaggtTGTTAAGAGGTATTATTGTAATTGTCATATATTACGCATACAACGCATGTGCCAGCTTATGGGCAACCTCTGTGCCATTTAGGTGGCACATGCTAAGTTGTCCAaccaccatatttttttaaggcaATGTTTGGAAGATTTTAGCGCTCTTTACATGGTGGTGCGGCACGTGTATCAGAAACGCCGATGATTTGGTGCAAAATATTATTTcccccctcttcttcttctctctctccaccTCCAAATTTATGCCACCCATGTAAAATTTTAGAGAAAcctcttcaatttattttttcttcacatttggtcctattcttttaattattttttttttatttgaaataagatataaaattataaatatttttcaatttcacctccattattttttaatctataaataatttatcaagttacaatttttttttttggtttcgtccctatcattttaaaatatatagataatttataaaattataattttttttttcaatttcacccttgctattttttaatttgtaaataatctatcaaattacaaatgtttttttttaatttcactccctatcattttttaatctataaataatctattaaattacaaattcttttcaatcttacctctatgattttttttttatcttttaaatttgggtctttatttttttaattgctatttattttgtttgggattattttttaatatttattttttgttttgcaagttcttttagtattgttttcatgatctcatccttcaaaattaaatttgttgagaGTTAAACTTTTTGATTGAATTCAAGTTCATGATTTCACAGGCTATTGATTTTAAAGGTCAGATCAAGTTTCAGAAGGTTTATCCGGGTTTACTTAGTCCCCCCCTCTTTTTAAGttaatcttttcttcttcttcttttgtgttttttatttatattttacgaTCTGATTCTATTAGGTTAGTTCTccataaatgtttttcaatatccctatcattttttaatctataaataatctaacaaattaaaaatattgtttaatttcaccatttatgattttttttaatctctcaaaatttatcatcattcttttaactactattatttttgtttgaaatcatttttaaagttttttttttgttcaaatttcatcatccttaggttttttcctctcaaattttatcctcatttttttttctattattttttttcctttgcaagtttttatttatttatatttttcaactatTTCAACATTCAAAATTAGATTGTGTGAGAATTAAACTTCTTGATTTGAAGCTACGTCTAGGATTTAATAAGTTATaagtttttaaagattaaattaagtttaagaGATTCACTTgaatttgctttatttattttttttagtgttgctCTGTAATTTTCTGTAGTTTACCTTATATTATGTTAACATTAAGTTGTATGAATTCATCCAAAtgaactcaagtttttttttttttttttaatcttttgttgttaattttttatcagttaattttttattattatattatttacattattaCTTGTACcaggatttgatttttttttttattataatatttgtttacaTCAAAATGAATTTACTTAGCCATCGGCGAAGCGATCATATGCATGGTATCAAAACTATAGAGGTCATAGTAGGGACAGAACTTTATAAAAGGGGCGAAAGCGAAGTCaggaatatttaatttattaggatGACGTTAGTGATTATGCcttcatgtaaaaaattattaattaaacaacGAATCTCATGGCGCAGTTGGGAAAACGGTCACCAACAATTCCATTATTTGAATTATCTAGATTAATGGTAATGATCATCTCAAGTAAGATACGTCAaccttttaaagttttttttttttttttttttaatttcatgatccttaaattttttttttctaaaattttttctttatttttttatttatgtaaaaaaattttatttatatttttcaatgatttcattattcaaAACTAGATTGTTTGGGAGTTAAGCtatttgattgaaattaggTATATGATTTAACGAATTAtaagttttaaagattaaacTATGTTTAAGAGGTTTACCTAgatttactttgtttttcttaaaataaaaaattaattttttttctcaaacaatctagttttgatttcatcgttcaaaattagattatttGAGAGTTAAGCTTCTTTATTAAAGTTGGATTTAAGATTTAACAaattacaagttttaaaaattagaccGATTTAAGAGGttcatttgaatttattattattatttttttaaagttaatttttctttttgagtttttaattattattttttatggtttgctttttattaggtttacattaaattatttgataatctaAATGGGTTcaggtatgttcttttctttttctttgttattttttttggttaatttatttattattattgtactttcttttatattgtttaaacTATCACTTGGTCCaagacttgaatttttttatcctaatatttttttacatgaaaatgaaTTTGCTTAGCCCACGGCGAAGGGAGggtaattaataaatttttagttttatcatatGCATGGTATCAGAACCATAGAGGTCATAGTAGTGACAAAACTTTTATACTAAAATAGTAAGCAAAAGGGCCCAAAAGCGAAATcagaaatatttaatttatttggatgACGTTTGTGATTATGCCTTcctgtaaaaaattattaaatgtgcAGCGAATCTCATGGCGTAGTGGGGAAAACGGTCACCAACAATTCCATTATTTGAATGATCTAGATTAATAGTGATGATCATCTCAAGTAAGATACGTCAACCTGTTTAGctccaaaatcaaaattcaaaaattatgagTCAGAACGTGGGTGGTTCTTATCCCTCTATAATCTGATCGAGTAAATCACGTTTAAATCAAAATCCACTAACTTAACCTTGTTATTGATTCAGAAAACACCACAAGATACTCCGAGCCATGATGGAATGCGAAAAAGAAACAGACCCCACCCTTGAAAGACCAggtaaagaaggaaaagaaatcaTTGATAAATTGTACCAACAGTTTATGCATTTGGAACAAGAATGGGACTtgataaaacaatcaaaaacaaGAACCCTACGTAGAGCATCAACAGACTCAAAACTCGTGGTTAAAGCTCATAAACTCCTACACAACTCTCCAAGAGACCTTATGTCATCACTTCAGCATGGGAGGTCTCCGCCAGAGGGAGGAGGTGGTGCATGGAAGGTTAGGAACAATTACTTGGCAGTTGATGAAATTTTGAAAGAGAGAAGGGCAGGCATTGAGAGTGCCGGGTTGAAGGGAAGGAGGCTTTTAGGGGCAATGGGGAGTAGTGTGAGTGAGATGGGTTTTGGAGGGATAGAGGAGATGATATGTAATAATATGGATGGTTTAGCTCAGGAGAGTGAGATTAGATCAGTATTCTCTTATGATTctgatgatgaaaatgaaaatgttgaagCAAGCAAGGAAGGGTTGTCTCCATTTGttcatcatttttcttattcatcatcttcctcctcctcctcctcctcctcttcctcttcctcttatATATGTGATGGTTGTGTTGAGAGAGAATCGGCAGAAAAAGAGGGAGAAAAGGTGGCGTTGGCAAGTGTTCAAGAAGAAAATAGAGTTTCGATTAGTGATCAAGAAAGATATGGGACAAACCGGATGGTTGCTTTGGGTTGGCTTATAATTGCTTTCATTGTTTGTGCGATCGGGATCGTCTCAAAGAGAAGCTTTGGTGGTCATGGGTGTGGAAATGAGGTGATTCTATTCCCAACATGatcctttctctttgttttctttctagGTTGGTCCAAAACTGAGGAGGTCATTTAACTGATGTTTCCTTAGTATTTTGTGTGAATGCACCTGTCTTCTAACTGGAAATTCTCATACCTTATTATCATGAATAATGCATATGAACTTACTCATTACTATCCACTGGTGATGGCATATTTAGTCAATACAATAGATAGTTAATTAAgggttttgaaggaaaaaaatgtaACCGTCCATGGAGATCCACGGAGGAACATGCAGTAGTATAACAAATGGTGATATGAATATCGAACCCCCAGTCTTTCACTGGAGCTCTTAATGTATAGAACACTGACTATCTGAAATAACAGTTAATCAATTGATGCTGAAGAAGAATAATATTGATGTAATGAATAAACACATAAGGATCTAGTTGAGTATTTTCAATCTGCACTGACATGAATCCAATCCAATCCCAAATTTTATATAGGAAGAGGTTatccaaccattttattttacaagtttGATAAAAACCTGTAGAGTTCCTATGATCGTATtcaagtatgcttctgctttTTGACCGAGAACTGTGGATCAGAATAGCTGGAGCATAACTCCTTAGAATTGTACAAGTCCTTATGATAATGTTAAGGATTGTATGGATAAGACCCTCCATATAGTGGATCTGCAAAATGTTTCTAGCAAGCTTGAAACTGAAATCACTCCTGGCACCATCATAATTCCACAGCTAGAAAGAAAGTAGCTTCCAGTGTTTTATGCTGTGGAAGATTTATTTTCCTCCCCCAATTCAGAATTACAGTAGTCTATGCGCAATCTAAACATTAAAGATAATGCCCAGGCATAATCTCGAAAGGAGTGTAAGTTTGCATCTGTCTCAGTATGTCCTCAATGTTTTCAGTGCACTTCTCAATTGGATGAGTATGCATCCCTTCATAGGTGGTCACAACAATCCCTTCATCTTTAGAATTGCGTTGGACTTGCTTCTTGACATTGCACCCATTATTTGTACACCTGTAGTAACTTCTGTAGTAGAAATTGATTAACATTCAACAAAAAACTTTCCATCAGATGATGATTTTGGTTATGTTTCACGttctcaactaatttaattactttccaaTAAGCAACGAACATGTCACAATCCTTGCCTGGTGTTCAGTGCATTGATTGAGTCATTTTTGTTCTATGTGTACCATGGATAATGTCGAGCCAAAACGATCACAATGCTTGAGTTAAAGCAATCAAAAAACATTCGAAACTTTATGGAAAACATTAACACTAATCAATAGAGTTAATTCCAACCACAGCAATTAATAAGGCAGGTCGTTAGGTGAAATATGCGTTCATGCATCAATTACAGATTGAAATTGACAGGCAAGAAGAGTTGAGAGAGTGTTTTATCAATCATCCCACAAAAGAATCAATAAATCTTTAGCTGACTAGAATGATACTAACCTTGGGAACTTGCTGTTCTTAACAGTCTTTTGCCCGTATTTCCTCCATCTATACCCATCATCAAGTATGTCAACCTGGCTTCTAGTTTGAAATGCATATTTATGCTTTCTGAACTCATTATTATCCCCTCCCCTCATTCCCGGTTTCACCTTAATCTCAGAATTGCTAGAGACTCTACTAGTCTGAGGATCACTGTGTTTCGCATCCGAATGTTGAGTTCCACTTTCTGGCCTGACCCCATTTTCATTTTCACCATGAAAATAGACTAAAGGATTTGCCATGTTTAGTGATGAAGGTGAACCTGAAGGACTTGATAGGTCAGAGACAGGGAGGAAGATCTGATACTTCTCCATCTGCTTGAACGGTATGTGTAAACAAGACCTGAGCTGCTGGTGCTGCTAACATGAATCTATACCccttcaagaagaaaaaatatataatatgagTGGCTGATCGGAAAATACAAAAGCAAGACCGTACAAGGGGAAGGTGGGCGGCTACTAGTCAACGTCTATTTTCACTTGGTACAGAAGAATATATGATCAATTATTAATGTATGCAACCTTCATATACAGGGAAAGAGGAGTCGTAAACGGCACGCCAATTGACAAGATAGTCGCTAATCATACCAATTACAATTTAGAATTCTTCATAGAATTGTAAAAGTGGTGTGATTAGTGACTAACTAGAAGAGAAGTCTTGTTCTCAATAGTTCATAAGAATTAGGAATCCAACGCCTGTTTGAGAAAATAACTTGACTA
The genomic region above belongs to Populus alba chromosome 12, ASM523922v2, whole genome shotgun sequence and contains:
- the LOC118044661 gene encoding probable WRKY transcription factor 43 isoform X2; the protein is MEKYQIFLPVSDLSSPSGSPSSLNMANPLVYFHGENENGVRPESGTQHSDAKHSDPQTSRVSSNSEIKVKPGMRGGDNNEFRKHKYAFQTRSQVDILDDGYRWRKYGQKTVKNSKFPSYYRCTNNGCNVKKQVQRNSKDEGIVVTTYEGMHTHPIEKCTENIEDILRQMQTYTPFEIMPGHYL
- the LOC118044661 gene encoding probable WRKY transcription factor 43 isoform X1, which produces MEKYQIFLPVSDLSSPSGSPSSLNMANPLVYFHGENENGVRPESGTQHSDAKHSDPQTSRVSSNSEIKVKPGMRGGDNNEFRKHKYAFQTRSQVDILDDGYRWRKYGQKTVKNSKFPRSYYRCTNNGCNVKKQVQRNSKDEGIVVTTYEGMHTHPIEKCTENIEDILRQMQTYTPFEIMPGHYL
- the LOC118044696 gene encoding SUMO-activating enzyme subunit 1A isoform X2; its protein translation is MNGEELTEQETALYDRQIRVWGADAQRRLSKSHILVYGMKGTIAEFCKNIVLAGVGSLTLVDDRAVSEEALSANFLIPPDESVCSGKTLAELCCDSLREFNPMVRVSVEKGDLASLGAEFFDKFDVVVISCCSLATKKLINAKCRKLSKRVSFYAVDCRDCCGEIFVDLQKYNYAKKKTDGAAECELQYPSFQEAISVPWRSLPRKVSKLYFAMRVIERFEEAEGRKPGEICIEDLPAVLKLKKELCEAQSVNESHIPDTLLERLVMGAKEFPPVCAIIGGTLGQEVIKAISSKGDPLKNFFFFDATDGKGMIEDISNPNLES
- the LOC118044696 gene encoding SUMO-activating enzyme subunit 1A isoform X1, with the protein product MNGEELTEQETALYDRQIRVWGADAQRRLSKSHILVYGMKGTIAEVFATTTLKLTKNVSFFMLIRAVSEEALSANFLIPPDESVCSGKTLAELCCDSLREFNPMVRVSVEKGDLASLGAEFFDKFDVVVISCCSLATKKLINAKCRKLSKRVSFYAVDCRDCCGEIFVDLQKYNYAKKKTDGAAECELQYPSFQEAISVPWRSLPRKVSKLYFAMRVIERFEEAEGRKPGEICIEDLPAVLKLKKELCEAQSVNESHIPDTLLERLVMGAKEFPPVCAIIGGTLGQEVIKAISSKGDPLKNFFFFDATDGKGMIEDISNPNLES
- the LOC118044696 gene encoding SUMO-activating enzyme subunit 1A isoform X3, with translation MNGEELTEQETALYDRQIRVWGADAQRRLSKSHILVYGMKGTIAEVFATTTLKLTKNVSFFMLIRAVSEEALSANFLIPPDESVCSGKTLAELCCDSLREFNPMVRVSVEKGDLASLGAEFFDKFDVVVISCCSLATKKLINAKCRKLSKRVSFYAVDCRDCCGEIFVDLQKYNYAKEAISVPWRSLPRKVSKLYFAMRVIERFEEAEGRKPGEICIEDLPAVLKLKKELCEAQSVNESHIPDTLLERLVMGAKEFPPVCAIIGGTLGQEVIKAISSKGDPLKNFFFFDATDGKGMIEDISNPNLES